The following coding sequences are from one Nicotiana tomentosiformis chromosome 3, ASM39032v3, whole genome shotgun sequence window:
- the LOC104086980 gene encoding 17.3 kDa class I heat shock protein-like encodes MSIIPSFFGRRSSVFDPFSLDAWDPFEGWPLFRSISDQFRSNFPSSSSDTTSFDWKETPNAHVFKADVPGLRKEEVKVKLEDDRILQISGERQRELEDKGNTWHRVERSSGKFVRRFRLPENAKVDQVKANMENGVLTVTVPKENANKPEMKSIDISG; translated from the coding sequence ATGTCAATCATACCAAGTTTCTTTGGCCGCCGATCCAGCGTCTTCGATCCATTTTCTCTCGACGCTTGGGACCCATTCGAGGGATGGCCGTTGTTCCGTTCTATTTCCGACCAGTTCCGTTCAAACTTCCCATCATCGTCATCCGATACGACATCGTTTGACTGGAAGGAGACCCCAAATGCACATGTATTCAAGGCTGACGTCCCTGGGCTAAGGAAAGAAGAGGTGAAGGTCAAGTTGGAAGATGATCGGATCCTGCAAATCAGTGGGGAGAGGCAGAGGGAATTGGAAGATAAGGGTAACACCTGGCATCGCGTGGAGCGGAGCAGTGGTAAATTTGTGAGGCGCTTCAGGCTCCCGGAGAATGCTAAGGTGGATCAGGTGAAGGCTAATATGGAGAATGGTGTTTTGACTGTTACGGTCCCGAAAGAGAACGCCAACAAACCGGAAATGAAGTCCATTGACATTTCAGGTTGA